From one Bacteroides fragilis NCTC 9343 genomic stretch:
- a CDS encoding asparaginase, translating to MNPSDTSILLIYTGGTIGMIENPETGALENFNFEQLQKHVPELQKFTFPIDSYQFDPPMDSSDMEPEAWRKLVHVISEHYHQYTGFVILHGTDTMAFTASALSFMLEGLDKPVILTGSQLPIGVLRTDGKENLMTSIEIASARDRSGNPMVPEVCIFFENRLMRGNRTTKMSAENFNAFRSFNYPVLAEAGIHIKYNNVQIHIEGEKRELHPHYLLDTNIAILKLFPGIQENVVAATLAIEGLKAVVLETYGSGNASRKEWFLRRLRDASERGVVIVNVTQCSAGTVEMERYETGYHLLKAGIVSGHDSTTESAVTKLMFLLGHGYSPDEVRRRMNESMAGEISIDLSK from the coding sequence ATGAACCCATCAGATACTTCCATATTGTTAATATACACGGGCGGAACCATCGGTATGATAGAAAACCCTGAAACCGGAGCACTCGAAAACTTCAATTTCGAGCAATTGCAGAAGCATGTACCCGAACTTCAGAAGTTTACCTTCCCGATAGACTCTTACCAATTCGATCCGCCTATGGACTCTTCGGACATGGAACCGGAAGCCTGGAGGAAACTGGTACACGTCATCAGTGAACACTACCACCAGTACACCGGCTTTGTCATCCTGCATGGTACGGATACGATGGCCTTCACCGCTTCAGCCCTCAGCTTCATGCTCGAAGGACTCGACAAACCGGTTATCCTGACAGGTTCACAACTGCCCATAGGAGTGCTTCGTACCGATGGCAAGGAGAATCTGATGACCAGCATCGAAATAGCATCGGCACGCGACAGAAGCGGTAATCCCATGGTTCCTGAAGTATGTATATTTTTCGAAAACCGGTTAATGCGTGGCAATCGTACGACCAAAATGAGTGCGGAAAATTTCAACGCCTTCCGTTCGTTCAATTATCCGGTACTGGCAGAAGCAGGGATACATATTAAATATAACAATGTGCAGATTCACATTGAAGGGGAGAAACGCGAACTGCATCCTCACTATCTGCTGGACACCAATATAGCTATCCTCAAACTCTTTCCGGGCATACAAGAGAATGTCGTAGCCGCTACACTCGCCATCGAAGGATTGAAGGCAGTGGTACTCGAAACGTATGGTTCGGGCAACGCTTCCCGCAAGGAGTGGTTTCTGCGGAGGCTTCGTGATGCCAGCGAACGAGGTGTTGTCATTGTCAACGTAACCCAATGTAGCGCCGGTACTGTAGAGATGGAACGTTACGAAACGGGATATCATCTGCTGAAGGCGGGCATCGTCAGTGGACACGACAGTACTACCGAATCGGCCGTAACAAAACTGATGTTTCTGTTAGGACACGGATATTCGCCGGACGAAGTACGCCGGAGGATGAACGAGTCGATGGCAGGAGAGATTAGTATCGATTTGTCAAAATGA
- a CDS encoding peptidase U32 family protein: MIKQRKIELLAPAKNLECGIAAIDHGADAVYIGAPKFGARAAAVNSLEDIAALVEYAHLYNARIYVTVNTILKDEELQETEKMIWALFRAGVDALIVQDMGITGLNLPPIPLHASTQMDNRTVEKVRFLADAGFRQVVLARELSLREISKIHEACPDVPLEIFVHGALCVSYSGQCYVSQACFGRSANRGECAQFCRLPFSLVDAEGRVIVKDKHLLSLKDLNQSDELEALLDAGASSFKIEGRLKDVSYVKNVTAAYRRKLDAIFARRKEYARASSGSCRYAFNPQLDKSFSRGFTHYYLHGRTKDVFSFDTPKSLGEEMGTMKEARGNYLTVAGLKSFNNGDGVCYIDEQGRLQGFRINRVEGNKLYPQEMPRIKPRTVLYRNFDQEFEKILARKSSERRIAVSVRLTDTPFGFALTLTDEDDNSVTLSLAREKEPARTPQEENLKTQLAKFGNTPFEAVRIDIDFAGNWFLPASVLADFRRQAVEKLISARRINYRRELFVLKPTAHAFPQSTLTYLGNVMNAQAVSFYAGHGVASIAPAFERAPAEKAVLMFCKHCLRYSMGWCPVHQRERSPYREPYYLVSTDGKRFRLEFDCKNCQMKVNAV; encoded by the coding sequence ATGATAAAACAACGTAAAATAGAATTGCTGGCTCCGGCCAAAAATCTGGAATGTGGCATAGCTGCTATTGATCATGGAGCGGATGCTGTGTATATCGGTGCGCCGAAGTTTGGTGCCCGCGCGGCGGCAGTCAATTCATTGGAGGACATAGCTGCTTTGGTAGAGTATGCCCATCTGTACAATGCCCGGATTTATGTGACAGTCAATACTATCTTGAAAGATGAAGAACTGCAAGAGACGGAGAAGATGATTTGGGCTTTGTTCCGTGCCGGTGTAGATGCACTGATTGTGCAGGATATGGGAATCACCGGCCTGAATCTGCCGCCTATTCCGCTGCACGCCAGTACCCAGATGGATAACCGTACGGTGGAGAAGGTGCGATTTCTGGCTGATGCCGGTTTCCGGCAAGTGGTGTTGGCGCGCGAACTTTCGCTGCGTGAGATCAGCAAGATACACGAAGCTTGTCCGGATGTACCTTTGGAAATATTCGTGCATGGAGCTCTCTGCGTCAGCTATAGCGGGCAGTGTTATGTTAGTCAGGCTTGTTTCGGGCGTAGCGCCAACCGGGGCGAATGTGCCCAGTTTTGCCGTTTGCCGTTCAGTCTGGTCGATGCTGAGGGACGGGTGATCGTGAAGGACAAGCACCTCCTTTCACTCAAAGACCTCAATCAGAGTGACGAATTGGAAGCACTGCTCGATGCCGGTGCCTCTTCTTTCAAGATAGAGGGACGACTGAAGGATGTCTCTTATGTAAAGAATGTGACGGCTGCCTATCGCCGGAAGCTGGATGCCATCTTTGCCCGCCGCAAAGAGTACGCGCGTGCCTCGTCCGGGAGTTGCCGTTATGCCTTTAACCCTCAGCTCGACAAGAGTTTCAGCCGGGGCTTTACCCATTATTACCTGCATGGACGTACCAAGGACGTTTTTTCGTTCGACACCCCTAAGTCGTTGGGCGAGGAGATGGGTACGATGAAAGAGGCAAGAGGAAACTATCTGACCGTAGCGGGATTGAAATCTTTTAATAACGGTGACGGGGTGTGCTACATTGATGAGCAAGGCAGGCTGCAAGGCTTCCGCATCAACCGGGTGGAGGGCAATAAGCTTTATCCGCAGGAGATGCCCCGTATCAAGCCCCGTACGGTGTTATATCGAAATTTCGATCAGGAGTTCGAAAAGATTCTGGCTCGTAAGTCGTCCGAGCGCAGGATAGCTGTGTCTGTCCGATTGACGGATACTCCTTTCGGATTCGCCCTGACACTGACAGATGAAGATGATAACAGTGTAACCCTGTCTCTGGCACGTGAGAAAGAGCCGGCACGTACACCACAGGAAGAGAATTTGAAAACACAGTTGGCTAAGTTTGGCAACACCCCTTTCGAAGCGGTACGCATCGATATCGATTTTGCCGGGAACTGGTTTCTACCTGCTTCGGTACTCGCCGATTTTCGCCGGCAGGCCGTTGAGAAACTGATTTCCGCCCGCCGTATCAATTATCGGAGGGAATTATTTGTACTGAAACCTACCGCTCATGCCTTTCCACAAAGCACGCTTACCTATCTGGGAAATGTGATGAATGCACAAGCCGTTTCTTTCTATGCCGGGCACGGCGTGGCAAGCATCGCTCCTGCTTTTGAGCGGGCACCGGCAGAAAAGGCGGTATTGATGTTTTGCAAACATTGCCTGCGCTACAGCATGGGATGGTGTCCTGTCCATCAACGGGAACGCTCTCCGTACCGTGAGCCTTATTACCTGGTGTCGACAGATGGTAAACGCTTCCGCCTGGAGTTTGACTGTAAGAACTGCCAAATGAAAGTGAATGCCGTATGA
- a CDS encoding TonB-dependent receptor has translation MKKNSILIALALFSAGGTWAEELPKDTLKVIDVEEIVVIAAPKENRKLREQPTAVTMLSQQDMQANQVNSIKSLTALVPNIFIPDYGSKLTSAIYIRGIGSRINTPSVGLYVDNVPYIDKSAFDFNYADIERIDVLRGPQGTLYGRNTMGGLIKVHTKSPFSYQGTDLRLSAGTYDNYNASVTHYHRMSNQFAFSTGAFYEYGGGFFKNTYLNKKIDKSQAAGGRFRGIYLPSENMKLDLNVSYEYSDQGGYAYGAYDKHTGTYLKPAYNDPSSYYRNLLNAGLNLEYQGDHFTLSSVTGLQHLRDRMFIDQDFSPANIYVLEQKQKLTTISEEIVLKSKSGRRWEWTTGAFGFYQWLTTNGPVTFKEDGVTEMLEKGINSHFPDLSAMGMKMNLNITNPTLLVDGRFHTPILSGAVYHQSTFRDLLIEGLSATVGLRLDYEKNWMKYNSGSTIDYQFNMTSPFMPVRLEQTSSPRLNGKFSNDYLQLLPKFALQYEWKKGNNVYATVSRGYRSGGYNIQMFSDLIQGNMQNDMQGQIKAGTKQIFDRLVTQGMPQAIADRILSNIPDAGENADPKASTIYKPEYSWNYEVGSHLTLWEGKLWMDLAAFLMDTRDQQIAQFAKSGLGRITVNAGKSRSYGAEAALRANLTDALSMNASYGYTYATFTDYKTIDRGQNEISYDGNYVPFVPKHTLNVGGQYIFRIAPRHWLDHVQVNVNYNGAGRIYWTEQNDVSQSFYGTLNGRVSLAKGNGQIDFWVRNALDKKYATFYFESMGNGFMQKGRPVHFGVDIRCRF, from the coding sequence ATGAAGAAAAACAGTATTCTTATTGCCCTTGCCCTCTTTTCTGCCGGTGGCACATGGGCTGAAGAGCTTCCGAAAGACACACTGAAAGTGATAGATGTGGAAGAGATTGTAGTCATCGCAGCTCCGAAAGAAAACCGCAAACTACGCGAACAGCCAACCGCGGTAACCATGCTCTCACAACAGGATATGCAGGCCAATCAGGTGAACTCCATCAAGAGCCTGACGGCACTTGTTCCGAATATCTTCATCCCCGACTATGGCTCGAAACTGACTTCCGCCATCTACATCCGTGGGATCGGTTCACGCATCAATACACCGTCAGTAGGTTTGTACGTAGACAATGTCCCTTACATCGACAAATCAGCTTTCGACTTCAACTATGCCGACATTGAGCGCATCGACGTGTTGCGCGGTCCGCAGGGAACCCTCTATGGACGCAACACCATGGGAGGACTGATCAAGGTACACACCAAATCGCCTTTCAGTTATCAAGGCACCGACCTTCGACTGAGTGCCGGAACTTACGATAATTACAATGCTTCCGTGACTCACTATCACCGCATGTCGAATCAGTTTGCCTTCTCCACCGGAGCATTTTATGAATACGGAGGAGGTTTTTTCAAGAATACCTACCTTAACAAAAAGATAGACAAAAGCCAGGCTGCCGGAGGACGGTTCCGAGGCATCTACCTGCCCAGCGAGAACATGAAGTTGGACTTGAACGTCAGCTATGAGTACAGCGATCAGGGAGGATATGCTTACGGAGCTTATGACAAGCACACGGGAACCTACCTGAAACCGGCCTACAATGATCCCAGCAGTTACTATCGCAATCTGCTGAATGCAGGGTTGAATCTGGAATATCAGGGAGACCACTTCACACTGAGTTCGGTAACGGGACTGCAACACTTGCGTGACCGTATGTTTATCGATCAAGACTTCTCTCCTGCCAATATCTATGTGCTGGAACAGAAGCAGAAGCTGACCACGATCTCCGAAGAAATCGTCCTCAAATCGAAATCCGGACGACGCTGGGAATGGACCACAGGTGCCTTCGGGTTCTATCAGTGGCTCACCACCAACGGACCGGTTACATTCAAGGAAGACGGGGTGACAGAAATGCTGGAGAAAGGCATCAACAGTCACTTCCCCGATCTCTCGGCGATGGGAATGAAAATGAACCTGAACATCACGAACCCTACGTTGTTGGTGGACGGACGCTTCCACACACCGATCCTCAGTGGAGCAGTCTATCATCAGTCCACCTTCCGTGACTTGCTGATAGAAGGGCTTTCGGCTACCGTAGGACTGCGTCTGGACTACGAAAAGAACTGGATGAAATACAACTCGGGCAGTACCATTGACTATCAGTTCAACATGACAAGCCCTTTCATGCCTGTTCGCCTGGAACAGACCAGTTCACCACGCCTGAACGGCAAGTTCAGCAACGACTATCTGCAGCTATTACCCAAGTTCGCCCTGCAATACGAATGGAAGAAGGGTAACAACGTATATGCCACCGTATCACGCGGATACCGTTCGGGAGGATACAATATACAGATGTTCTCGGATCTGATACAGGGTAATATGCAAAACGACATGCAGGGACAGATCAAGGCAGGCACGAAACAGATCTTCGACCGCCTCGTGACTCAAGGCATGCCACAGGCCATCGCGGACCGCATCTTGTCGAATATTCCGGATGCGGGTGAGAATGCGGATCCGAAAGCATCGACCATCTACAAGCCCGAATATTCCTGGAATTACGAAGTGGGCAGTCACCTCACTCTGTGGGAAGGTAAGCTATGGATGGATCTTGCCGCCTTCCTGATGGATACGCGTGATCAGCAAATCGCCCAGTTTGCCAAAAGCGGATTGGGGCGTATTACGGTCAATGCCGGCAAAAGCCGGAGCTATGGGGCTGAAGCGGCACTGCGTGCTAACCTGACCGATGCTCTCAGCATGAACGCAAGCTACGGATATACGTATGCCACGTTCACCGATTATAAAACCATCGACCGGGGACAAAATGAAATCAGCTATGACGGCAATTATGTACCTTTCGTACCGAAACATACTCTCAACGTGGGTGGGCAATACATCTTCCGCATTGCTCCCCGCCACTGGCTGGACCATGTACAGGTGAACGTGAATTATAATGGTGCCGGACGCATCTACTGGACAGAGCAAAACGATGTAAGCCAGTCATTCTACGGAACGCTGAACGGCCGTGTCAGCCTGGCGAAGGGGAACGGGCAAATCGACTTCTGGGTTCGCAATGCGCTGGATAAGAAGTATGCTACTTTCTACTTCGAATCAATGGGCAACGGATTTATGCAGAAAGGACGTCCGGTACACTTCGGGGTAGACATAAGATGCCGATTCTAA
- a CDS encoding NAD(P)/FAD-dependent oxidoreductase, with protein sequence MIQEYQLRILPEIAASEQQLKAYLSQEKGLNQRDITALRTLKRSIDARQRTIYVNLKVRVYLNEMPKDDEYEHTIYNNVEGKPQVIVVGAGPGGLFAALRLIELGLRPVVVERGKDVRERKKDLAQISREHRVDPESNYSFGEGGAGAYSDGKLYTRSKKRGNVDKILNVFCQHGASTAILVDAHPHIGTDKLPRVIENMRNTIIECGGEVHFKTRMDALIIEQGEVKGIETNTGETFLGPVILATGHSARDVYRWLAANNVTIEAKGIAVGVRLEHPAGLIDQIQYHNRSGRGKYLPAAEYSFVTQVDGRGVYSFCMCPGGFIVPAASGPEQVVVNGMSPSNRGSRWSNSGMVVEIQPEDIINDKRLTVNNEAEETFPELAVLHFQEELERQCWLQGGRRQTAPAQRMVDFTRKKLSYDLPESSYSPGLISSPLHFWMPEFIAGRLSQGFQQFGRSSHGFLTNEAVMIGVETRTSSPVRIVRDKDTLQHITLRGLFPCGEGAGYAGGIVSAGIDGERCAEAVAQFMNP encoded by the coding sequence ATGATACAAGAATACCAACTCCGCATCCTCCCCGAAATTGCCGCCAGCGAGCAACAACTCAAAGCATACCTTTCACAGGAGAAAGGACTGAATCAGCGCGATATTACCGCCCTGCGTACACTGAAACGGAGTATTGATGCCCGCCAACGCACGATCTACGTCAATCTCAAAGTTCGGGTATACCTGAACGAAATGCCTAAGGACGATGAGTACGAACATACTATATATAATAATGTGGAAGGAAAACCGCAGGTTATTGTGGTAGGTGCAGGCCCCGGAGGACTGTTTGCCGCATTACGGCTGATAGAACTGGGGCTGCGTCCTGTCGTCGTGGAGCGTGGTAAGGATGTGCGCGAACGTAAGAAAGACCTGGCACAGATCAGCCGAGAGCATCGGGTAGACCCAGAATCGAACTACAGTTTCGGTGAAGGAGGAGCCGGTGCATACTCGGACGGAAAGCTGTATACCCGAAGCAAGAAGCGCGGGAATGTGGACAAGATACTCAATGTATTCTGCCAACATGGTGCTTCTACGGCCATTCTGGTAGATGCCCATCCGCATATCGGCACGGACAAGCTGCCACGGGTGATAGAGAATATGCGCAATACGATTATTGAATGTGGAGGCGAGGTACACTTCAAGACACGGATGGATGCATTGATCATCGAACAGGGAGAAGTGAAAGGAATAGAGACGAATACGGGCGAAACATTCCTCGGTCCGGTCATCCTGGCAACAGGTCATTCGGCAAGAGATGTATATCGCTGGCTGGCCGCCAACAACGTGACTATCGAAGCCAAAGGAATAGCCGTCGGAGTGCGTCTGGAACATCCTGCAGGATTGATAGACCAAATACAATACCACAACCGGAGCGGAAGAGGTAAATACCTGCCGGCTGCCGAATACAGTTTCGTCACACAAGTGGACGGCCGCGGAGTATACAGTTTCTGCATGTGTCCTGGGGGATTCATCGTACCGGCGGCCAGCGGTCCCGAACAGGTGGTAGTCAACGGAATGTCGCCATCCAATCGCGGATCCCGGTGGAGTAACTCGGGAATGGTAGTGGAGATACAACCGGAAGACATCATCAACGATAAACGGTTAACGGTAAACAATGAAGCAGAAGAAACCTTCCCCGAACTGGCTGTGCTGCACTTCCAGGAAGAGTTGGAACGCCAGTGTTGGTTGCAAGGAGGCAGACGCCAAACGGCACCCGCACAACGCATGGTGGACTTTACACGCAAGAAACTGAGTTACGACTTGCCGGAGTCTTCGTACAGCCCCGGATTGATATCCTCTCCCTTGCATTTCTGGATGCCGGAATTCATTGCCGGACGACTGTCACAAGGCTTCCAACAGTTCGGGCGCAGCAGCCACGGTTTCCTGACCAACGAAGCCGTAATGATAGGGGTAGAGACCCGTACCTCTTCTCCGGTCCGCATCGTACGAGACAAGGATACCCTGCAACACATCACCTTACGCGGTCTCTTCCCCTGTGGCGAAGGAGCCGGTTATGCGGGCGGCATCGTCTCGGCGGGAATCGATGGAGAACGATGCGCAGAAGCAGTAGCACAATTTATGAATCCATAG
- a CDS encoding GxxExxY protein → MEINELTGLILKKAYEVHTVLGPGLLESAYEECLCYELIQCGLNVEKQKALPVVYKNIKVDAGYRLDIVVNNAVIIEIKAVEELHPVHTAQLITYLKLSGIKYGLLINFNVRSLKEGIRRYIV, encoded by the coding sequence ATGGAGATAAATGAATTAACAGGACTGATACTAAAGAAAGCTTATGAAGTACATACTGTTTTAGGACCCGGATTACTAGAAAGTGCTTATGAAGAATGCTTATGCTACGAATTAATTCAATGTGGATTAAACGTAGAAAAACAGAAAGCACTACCCGTAGTATATAAAAACATTAAAGTAGATGCAGGTTACAGATTGGATATTGTAGTCAACAATGCTGTTATAATAGAGATAAAAGCTGTAGAAGAATTACATCCCGTTCACACCGCACAGCTAATAACCTATTTAAAACTATCAGGAATCAAATATGGCCTGCTTATCAATTTTAATGTAAGAAGCCTCAAAGAAGGCATCAGAAGATATATTGTTTAA
- the radA gene encoding DNA repair protein RadA, whose translation MAKEKTVYVCSNCGQESPKWVGKCPSCGEWNTYVEEIVRKEVPNKRPVSGIESPKAKPVTLSEIEADEEPRIDMHDEELNRVLGGGLVPGSLVLIGGEPGIGKSTLVLQTVLHMPERRILYISGEESARQLKLRADRLTRTSSDCLIVCETSLEQIYVHIKNTRPDLVIIDSIQTISTESIESSPGSIAQVRECSASILRFAKETHTPVLLIGHINKEGSIAGPKVLEHIVDTVLQFEGDQHYMYRILRSIKNRFGSTAELGIYEMRQDGLRQVSNPSELLLSQDHEGMSGVAIASAIEGVRPFLIETQALVSSAVYGNPQRSATGFDIRRMNMLLAVLEKRVGFKLAQKDVFLNIAGGLKVNDPAIDLAVISAILSSNMDAAIEPEVCMAGEIGLSGEIRPVNRIEQRIGEAEKLGFKRFILPKYNMQGIDTKKLRIELVPVRKVEEAFRTLFG comes from the coding sequence ATGGCAAAAGAGAAAACCGTTTATGTATGCAGTAACTGCGGACAGGAATCACCCAAATGGGTGGGCAAATGTCCTTCGTGTGGCGAATGGAATACCTATGTAGAAGAGATTGTTCGCAAGGAAGTTCCGAATAAACGTCCGGTATCTGGCATCGAATCGCCCAAAGCCAAACCCGTCACCCTGAGCGAGATCGAAGCAGATGAAGAACCCCGCATCGACATGCACGACGAGGAGCTGAACCGGGTGCTGGGAGGCGGGCTGGTACCCGGATCGCTGGTACTGATCGGTGGCGAACCCGGCATCGGGAAGTCCACACTGGTGCTCCAAACCGTGCTCCACATGCCTGAGCGGAGGATACTCTACATCTCGGGAGAAGAGAGCGCAAGGCAACTGAAACTTCGTGCCGACCGGTTAACCCGAACTTCGAGCGACTGCCTGATTGTCTGCGAAACATCGTTGGAACAGATCTATGTACATATCAAAAATACACGTCCGGACCTAGTAATCATCGACTCCATACAGACGATATCGACCGAAAGCATCGAATCGTCACCGGGAAGCATCGCGCAAGTCCGGGAGTGCTCGGCATCCATCCTCCGTTTTGCCAAAGAGACGCATACCCCGGTGTTGCTGATCGGGCATATCAACAAAGAAGGCAGCATTGCCGGACCGAAGGTTCTAGAGCACATCGTAGACACCGTACTCCAATTCGAGGGAGACCAGCATTATATGTACCGTATTCTGCGCAGCATCAAGAACCGCTTTGGAAGTACCGCTGAATTGGGCATCTATGAGATGCGTCAAGACGGGCTTCGCCAAGTCAGCAACCCTTCGGAATTGTTACTGTCGCAGGACCACGAAGGCATGAGCGGGGTAGCCATCGCATCTGCCATCGAAGGGGTAAGACCCTTCCTGATAGAGACGCAAGCACTTGTCAGCTCTGCGGTTTACGGCAATCCGCAACGTTCGGCAACGGGATTCGATATTCGCCGCATGAACATGCTGCTGGCCGTATTAGAGAAACGTGTCGGATTTAAGCTGGCACAAAAAGATGTCTTTCTAAATATTGCCGGAGGACTGAAGGTTAACGACCCTGCCATCGACCTGGCTGTTATCAGTGCCATCCTTTCATCCAATATGGATGCTGCCATCGAACCTGAGGTTTGCATGGCCGGAGAAATCGGATTATCCGGTGAAATCCGTCCGGTAAACCGGATCGAACAACGTATCGGTGAAGCTGAGAAGCTCGGGTTCAAACGGTTCATCCTACCTAAATACAACATGCAGGGCATCGATACAAAGAAGCTGAGGATAGAACTGGTGCCGGTAAGAAAGGTGGAAGAAGCATTCCGGACGCTCTTCGGGTGA
- a CDS encoding response regulator transcription factor — MNHQPEIAIVEANTLTSLGLKTILERMIPMAVIRTFHSFGELTDDTPDMYAHYFISAQIYVEHNAFFLPRKRKTIVLAGDSHQFQLSGVPILNIYQAEEQLVKDILKLHQHAHHDGYPVKDMPPTPPTTGHELSAREIEVLVLITKGLINKEIADKLNIGLTTVITHRKNITEKLGIKSVSGLTIYAVMNGYVEADRI; from the coding sequence ATGAATCACCAACCAGAAATAGCTATCGTAGAGGCGAACACCCTCACCAGCCTGGGACTGAAAACAATCCTGGAGAGAATGATCCCCATGGCAGTCATCCGCACGTTCCATAGCTTCGGCGAACTGACAGATGACACCCCGGACATGTATGCCCACTACTTCATCTCGGCACAGATTTATGTGGAGCACAACGCTTTCTTCCTCCCCCGAAAGCGGAAAACCATCGTGTTGGCGGGAGACAGCCACCAGTTCCAACTCTCCGGCGTCCCCATACTCAACATCTATCAGGCAGAGGAACAGTTGGTGAAAGACATCCTAAAGCTCCACCAGCATGCACACCATGACGGCTATCCGGTAAAGGACATGCCTCCTACCCCGCCGACCACCGGACACGAACTCTCGGCACGCGAAATCGAGGTTCTGGTCCTGATCACCAAAGGACTGATCAACAAAGAGATCGCGGACAAACTGAATATCGGCCTGACCACCGTAATCACGCATCGGAAGAACATTACCGAAAAGCTGGGCATCAAATCGGTTTCGGGCCTAACCATCTATGCGGTGATGAACGGGTATGTGGAGGCAGACCGCATATAG
- a CDS encoding DUF362 domain-containing protein has protein sequence MAYVISEDCIACGTCIDECPVGAISEGDIYSIDPEQCTDCGTCADVCPSEAIHPAE, from the coding sequence ATGGCTTACGTAATTAGTGAAGATTGTATTGCTTGCGGAACTTGTATTGACGAGTGTCCGGTTGGCGCTATCTCTGAAGGTGATATTTACTCAATTGATCCTGAGCAGTGTACAGATTGTGGTACTTGCGCAGATGTATGTCCTTCTGAAGCAATTCACCCAGCTGAATAA
- the metA gene encoding homoserine O-acetyltransferase MetA, whose translation MPLNLPDKLPAIELLKEENIFVIDNSRATQQDIRPLRIVILNLMPLKITTETDLVRLLSNTPLQVEISFMKIKSHTSKNTPIEHMKTFYTDFDKMREDRYDGMIITGAPVEQMEFEEVNYWDEITEIFDWARTHVTSTLYICWAAQAGLYHHYGIPKYALDKKMFGIFKHRTLLPLHPIFRGFDDEFYVPHSRHTEVRKEDILKVPELTLLSESDDSGVYMVVARGGREFFVTGHSEYSPLTLDTEYRRDVSKGLPIEIPRNYYVNDDPDKGPLVRWRGHANLLFSNWLNYFVYQETPYNIEDIR comes from the coding sequence ATGCCTTTAAATTTACCCGATAAGCTTCCTGCGATAGAACTATTAAAAGAGGAGAATATCTTTGTGATAGATAACTCCCGCGCAACACAACAAGACATCCGTCCGCTACGAATTGTTATCCTCAACCTGATGCCGTTGAAGATTACGACAGAAACAGACTTGGTGCGTTTACTCTCAAACACTCCGCTTCAGGTGGAAATTTCTTTTATGAAGATTAAAAGCCACACCTCGAAGAATACACCGATAGAGCACATGAAAACATTTTATACCGACTTCGACAAGATGAGAGAAGACAGGTATGACGGTATGATTATCACCGGTGCACCGGTAGAGCAAATGGAGTTTGAGGAAGTGAACTATTGGGATGAAATAACGGAGATATTCGACTGGGCACGTACCCATGTCACCTCCACACTCTATATTTGTTGGGCAGCACAGGCGGGACTGTATCATCATTACGGTATCCCCAAGTATGCTTTGGATAAGAAAATGTTCGGCATTTTCAAGCATCGCACGCTGCTTCCGCTGCATCCCATCTTCCGTGGCTTCGATGATGAATTCTATGTGCCCCATAGCCGGCATACGGAAGTGCGAAAGGAAGATATACTGAAAGTACCGGAATTGACATTACTTTCCGAGTCGGATGATTCGGGGGTATATATGGTGGTAGCCCGTGGCGGACGTGAGTTTTTTGTTACCGGGCACTCCGAGTACTCTCCACTGACACTGGATACGGAATATCGCCGGGATGTTTCGAAAGGGCTTCCCATCGAGATTCCCCGTAACTATTACGTGAATGATGATCCGGACAAAGGACCGCTGGTGCGTTGGCGCGGACATGCCAACCTGTTGTTCTCCAATTGGCTGAACTATTTCGTCTATCAGGAGACTCCTTATAATATTGAAGATATCCGATGA